A window from Drosophila nasuta strain 15112-1781.00 chromosome 3, ASM2355853v1, whole genome shotgun sequence encodes these proteins:
- the LOC132794033 gene encoding peptidoglycan-recognition protein LA isoform X2, giving the protein MKLLLKVHGERTARNRRTPERNYSASPSSRINSSNTPSGSSSNSSSSNHNSNNHDNENDNKRKSKRLTRNSLLLSLLVLLVLITAIVIVYVELNRTHFSALGNNKSIYFGNTYEDGTFPNLGNGHLVIERVQWGASEHAQLLTVPLTSPIPYVLITHIGVQSTPCTNLYRCSIKMRTIQDSAIAEKNLPDIQSNFYVSDEGNIYVGRGWDWANTYANHTLAITFMGDYGRYTPTAKQLEGVGYLLAHAVANRKLDFNYKLVAQNQTKTSKSPGVNVYREIMRWSHFYPCNMMQAPKCGSELGMTAESWNGAQ; this is encoded by the exons atgaagctgctgctgaaaGTACATGGCGAGCGCACAGCGCGCAATCGCCGCACGCCCGAACGCAACTACTCAGCATCGCCATCTTCGA gaatcaacagcagcaacacaccCAGTGGCAGtagcagtaacagcagcagcagcaatcacaacagcaacaaccacgacaacgaaaacgacaacaaacgCAAATCGAAGCGACTGACACGAAACAGTTTGCTGCTCAGTTTACTCGTCCTTTTGGTGCTGATCACCGCCATCGTGATTGTGTATGTGGAACTGAACAGGACACACTTTAGTGCGCTGGGcaacaataaatccatttACTTTGGCAATACATATGAGGATGGCACGT TTCCAAATCTAGGAAACGGTCATCTGGTCATCGAGCGTGTGCAATGGGGCGCCTCCGAGCATGCCCAGCTGCTGACAGTCCCGTTGACAAGTCCCATTCCCTATGTGCTCATCACCCACATCGGTGTGCAGTCGACGCCGTGCACCAATCTCTACAGATGCTCCATCAAAATGCGTACGATACAGGATTCGGCCATAGCCGAAAAGAATCTGCCAGACATACAGTCCAATTTCTAT GTTTCCGATGAGGGCAACATTTATGTGGGACGCGGCTGGGACTGGGCCAACACGTATGCGAATCACACACTCGCGATTACCTTTATGGGCGACTATGGCCGCTATACGCCGACGGCCAAACAGCTCGAGGGCGTTGGATATCTTCTTGCCCATGCGGTGGCCAATCGCAAATTGGATTTCAACTACAAGCTGGTCGCTCAAAATCAG ACAAAAACCTCAAAGAGTCCGGGCGTCAATGTGTATCGTGAGATAATGCGTTGGAGTCATTTTTATCCGTGCAACATGATGCAGGCACCGAAATGTGGCAGCGAGCTGGGCATGACAGCCGAGTCCTGGAACGGTGCCCAATGA
- the LOC132794034 gene encoding peptidoglycan-recognition protein LF: MKSQQPTAPDVEDQVPHTNAKHMRGLIWLCGVLMVLVATAVVYFVWMMTKNVDTFSKGLRILDRSEWLGEPPTSVENLATPISHVIIHHTATEGCEREEECVYRMRVIQAFHMKSLGFTDIGYNFLVGGDGQVYVGRGWQSQGQHVKGYGAVSISIAFIGTFINVTPKKKQLWAARRLMEEGVRLHKLHADYHIYAHRQLSATESPGEKLYGLIKTWPRWSEDVTTLRRLNMEPLRFVERSLWLAQPPVEPLLPLPVPVKSVRFESTASESCTTQAACTYRMRYMQTYHIESLKQKDINYNFVVGGDGNVYVGRGWNNSCHVPDFEGLVIGFVSQSAPTSSQRKIAEELLTHGIGLGLVIRDYQLIDDLK, from the exons ATGAAAAGCCAACAACCGACAGCGCCAGACGTTGAAGATCAAGTGCCGCATACAAATGCCAAGCATATGAGAGGTCTGATATGGCTTTGTGGCGTTCTAATGGTGCTGGTGGCCACAGCCGTCGTTTACTTTGTGTGGATGATGA CGAAAAATGTCGACACATTTAGCAAAGGTTTGCGTATACTTGATCGCAGCGAGTGGCTGGGGGAACCCCCAACCAGTGTTGAGAATCTTGCCACGCCAATATCCCACGTTATTATTCATCACACAGCCACGGAAGGATGCGAAAGAGAG GAGGAATGCGTCTATAGAATGCGAGTTATACAAGCGTTTCATATGAAGTCTCTGGGATTTACGGACATTGGGTACAATTTTCTGGTCGGAGGTGATGGCCAAGTTTATGTGGGACGCGGCTGGCAGTCACAGGGGCAGCATGTGAAGGGCTATGGAGCAGTATCCATTAGCATTGCCTTCATTGGCACCTTCATCAATGTGACGCCAAAGAAAAAGCAATTGTGGGCAGCACGTCGGCTAATGGAGGAGGGAGTTCGATTGCACAAGCTGCACGCGGATTATCATATCTATGCACACAGGCAACTGAGTGCCACCGAGAGTCCTGGCGAAAAGCTCTATGGCCTGATAAAAACCTGGCCACGCTGGAGCGAGGATGTGACTACGC TGCGACGTCTCAACATGGAACCGCTCAGATTTGTGGAACGTTCCCTTTGGCTGGCTCAGCCACCAGTCGAGCCATTGCTTCCTTTGCCGGTGCCTGTCAAAAGTGTGCGCTTTGAGTCCACAGCATCAGAGTCGTGTACAACACAAGCAGCTTGCACGTATCGTATGCGTTACATGCAAACGTATCACATCGAGAGTCTTAAGCAGAAGGATATCAACTACAACTTTGTGGTGGGCGGCGATGGCAACGTCTATGTGGGACGTGGTTGGAACAATAGCTGCCATGTGCCTGACTTCGAGGGTCTCGTTATAGGATTTGTCAGTCAATCAGCACCAACAAGCAGCCAACGAAAGATTGCAGAGGAACTGTTAACTCATGGCATTGGTTTGGGCTTGGTGATACGAGATTATCAATTGATAGACGATCTGAAGTAA
- the LOC132788256 gene encoding uncharacterized protein LOC132788256: IAAHPQQIPVSVWLITQRHTERVQRSRRAKKNEETKKTHESAETAAGGEKEEKAKPDAEAKPQRISIEVEAKVNLNKATTTRKTSPALSVRSTTISIVSIDEDAIDSSCIDSDSEAEADDGCTVHKLGQQVKFPPQSEELTQLNKGLTVISRQVLPNNGQGPHPPAAAADVVAQQVLNGNMNLATPSNPASPQQQIGSIALTNTTDVTFGDKHYYEGPVTIQQILIDSRDKWKTAEGHDNPAFNTQATPNATDCAYAAWVAVKKTLRMWLRPIRILFRICCDFSNRRYSVAPEMSSNEYTLRSCLKCGDFIKKSPLKCVGICDRVCHVRCSGLSEQQLDNVRNSGWRCDRCIEQSQPEHMLKLQQWLRQHEKRLEALEAGLNSKLNNSCEAPALCPFLPHSISRKAIIITGILLGLTIIMGALLAVILGKTPLKSKLGDGEDTRQSIPINSPIDEVNIGGGLVLRYVPRAVWLAQPPQKELPSLSLPVPMVILLPTNSENCSTQAQCVFKVRFLQTFNIESERRDDISFNFLIGGDGNVYIGRGWDLVGAHLNGYNTRSVSFAYIGTFQHQAPSPKQLNVTRLLLEDGVNRGKIAPNYKLVGASTLEPTITQYNADRLYQSFSNWTHWTTVIYLEMPSNEYTLRCCLKCGDLIKEIPVKCVGTCDSVCHVRCSGLTEQQLHNMENIGWRCNTCIEESQRKHSLKLESLVKQHEKRLEVLEQGMITLVGRQFCVHLCAPCCISRKAILIMAIIMGLSMVIGALLAVIFGTTALKMSLQVISIDGWGGRQSRNVLTPLNLPVHRVIISHTAAEGCESEDICAARVRLVQNFHMDGYQWDQIGYNFLIGGDGLVYEGRGWDTRGSHTMGYNIDSIGIAFMGTFTKISPTERQLVACQLLLEEGERLKKLVPDYKLYGHRQLSATESPGDILYGIIQKWPHWTNHTL; encoded by the exons ATTGCAGCACATCCTCAACAGATTCCGGTGTCGGTTTGGTTGATAACTCAGCGACATACAGAGCGAGTCCAACGATCACGAAGAGCAAAAAAGAACGAAGAAACAAAGAAGACGCATGAGAGTGCCGAAACAGCAGCTGGAGGAGAGAAAGAGGAGAAGGCAAAACCCGACGCGGAAGCGAAACCGCAACGTATCAGCATTGAGGTGGAGGCTAAAGTGAACCTCAACAAGGCAACCACAACAAGGAAAACATCACCCGCTCTTTCAGTACGCAGCACCACAATCTCGATAGTGTCCATCGATGAAGATGCCATCGACTCCAGTTGCATTGACAGCGATTCCGAGGCGGAAGCCGACGATGGCTGCACGGTCCACAAACTGGGGCAACAGGTCAAATTCCCGCCACAAAGCGAAGAGTTGACGCAGCTCAACAAGGGACTGACCGTGATCAGTCGTCAGGTGCTGCCCAACAATGGCCAAGGGCCACATCCGCCAGCGGCTGCTGCCGATGTGGTTGCCCAACAGGTGCTCAATGGCAACATGAATCTAGCCACGCCCTCAAATCCAGCCTCGCCGCAACAGCAAATTGGCAGCATTGCGTTGACCAACACCACAGACGTTACCTTTGGCGATAAGCATTACTACGAGGGACCCGTGACGATACAACAGATCCTCATCGATAGTCGCGATAAGTGGAAAACGGCCGAAGGTCATGATAATCCAGCATTCAATACACAGGCAACGCCCAACGCTACAG attgcgcatacgcagcgtgggTTGCAGTGAAGAAGACATTGCGCATGTGGCTC CGGCCAATACGGATTTTATTTCGCATTTGTTGCGATTTTAGCAATCGCCGATATTCAGTGGCCCCAGAGATGTCGAGCAACGAGTACACACTGCGATCTTGTCTGAAGTGCGGCGACTTTATCAAGAAAAGTCCCCTCAAGTGCGTTGGCATTTGTGACCGCGTCTGTCATGTCCGCTGCTCTGGTCTTTCAGAGCAACAGCTAGACAATGTGCGAAACAGTGGCTGGCGCTGCGATCGTTGCATAGAGCAAAGTCAGCCAGAGCACATGCTAAAGCTGCAGCAGTGGCTTAGGCAGCATGAGAAGCGTTTGGAAGCTCTGGAGGCTGGATTGA ATAGCAAATTGAATAACTCCTGCGAGGCGCCAGCGTTATGTCCTTTTCTGCCGCACAGCATCAGTCGCAAGGCCATCATAATAACGGGCATACTCTTAGGATTAACCATTATAATGGGCGCCCTACTGGCAGTCATATTGGGCAAGACACCGTTGAAAAGTAAGCTTGGTGATGGCGAAGATACCAGACAAAGTATTCCAATCAATTCACCAATAG ATGAGGTCAACATTGGCGGCGGTTTGGTGCTGCGATATGTGCCACGTGCCGTGTGGTTGGCTCAGCCACCGCAAAAGGAGCTGCCGAGCCTCTCGCTGCCCGTGCCCATGGTCATACTGCTGCCCACGAACTCGGAGAACTGCAGTACCCAGGCACAGTGTGTGTTCAAGGTGCGTTTCCTGCAGACCTTCAACATTGAGTCCGAACGTCGCGATGATATTTCCTTCAATTTCCTGATTGGTGGCGATGGCAATGTGTATATCGGTCGTGGCTGGGATTTGGTTGGAGCCCACCTGAATGGATACAATACAAGAAGTGTGAGCTTCGCCTACATTGGCACTTTTCAGCACCAGGCACCGTCGCCTAAGCAGCTCAACGTTACGCGATTGCTGCTTGAGGATGGCGTCAACCGGGGCAAGATTGCGCCCAACTACAAACTGGTTGGGGCCAGTACTTTGGAGCCCACAATTACGCAATACAATGCCGATCGGCTGTATCAGAGCTTTAGCAATTGGACCCATTGGACCACAGTAA TATACTTAGAGATGCCGAGCAACGAGTACACGCTTCGATGTTGTCTAAAGTGCGGCGACTTAATCAAGGAAATTCCCGTCAAGTGCGTTGGCACTTGCGACAGTGTCTGCCATGTTCGCTGCTCTGGTCTTACAGAGCAACAGCTTCACAATATGGAAAACATCGGCTGGCGCTGTAATACTTGCATCGAAGAAAGTCAAAGAAAGCACTCTCTAAAGCTGGAGTCTTTGGTGAAGCAGCATGAGAAGCGTTTGGAAGTCCTGGAGCAGGGCATGA TAACTCTCGTGGGACGCCAATTTTGTGTCCATCTCTGCGCCCCCTGTTGCATCAGTCGCAAGGCCATTTTAATAATGGCTATAATCATGGGATTATCCATGGTAATTGGGGCCTTACTGGCAGTCATATTTGGCACGACGGCATTGAAAA TGTCACTACAGGTAATCAGTATAGACGGCTGGGGTGGACGACAGTCAAGGAATGTTTTGACTCCTCTCAACTTACCCGTCCATCGAGTGATTATTTCACACACCGCCGCCGAAGGATGTGAATCCGAG GATATTTGTGCCGCTCGAGTTCGTTTGGTGCAAAATTTTCACATGGATGGTTATCAATGGGATCAAATTGGCTACAATTTCCTAATTGGTGGCGATGGATTGGTGTATGAGGGCCGCGGCTGGGATACTCGGGGAAGTCATACCATGGGCTACAATATCGATAGCATTGGCATCGCTTTTATGGGCACCTTCACCAAGATCTCTCCTACGGAGCGGCAGCTGGTAGCTTGCCAACTCCTGCTTGAGGAGGGCGAGCGCCTCAAGAAACTAGTGCCTGACTATAAACTGTATGGACATCGACAGCTGAGTGCCACTGAAAGTCCGGGCGATATACTTTATGGCATCATACAGAAATGGCCACACTGGACAAATCATACTCTATAG
- the LOC132794033 gene encoding peptidoglycan-recognition protein LA isoform X1: MFDQQDPSLGVAALLHARQGSGRRGLNNHTFTASSSSTMTMPQNIFTNPAIQPSSVINLSNSTDVVIGPMTQYQGPVSIYYMDASMQTAAGINSSNTPSGSSSNSSSSNHNSNNHDNENDNKRKSKRLTRNSLLLSLLVLLVLITAIVIVYVELNRTHFSALGNNKSIYFGNTYEDGTFPNLGNGHLVIERVQWGASEHAQLLTVPLTSPIPYVLITHIGVQSTPCTNLYRCSIKMRTIQDSAIAEKNLPDIQSNFYVSDEGNIYVGRGWDWANTYANHTLAITFMGDYGRYTPTAKQLEGVGYLLAHAVANRKLDFNYKLVAQNQTKTSKSPGVNVYREIMRWSHFYPCNMMQAPKCGSELGMTAESWNGAQ; encoded by the exons ATGTTCGACCAGCAGGATCCCAGCTTAGGTGTAGCCGCATTATTGCACGCACGCCAAGGATCTGGCCGACGTGGCCTCAACAATCACACGTTCACCGCATCCTCCAGCTCGACAATGACAATGCCGCAAAACATCTTCACGAACCCAGCCATTCAGCCATCGAGCGTGATCAATTTGTCCAACTCAACGGACGTGGTCATTGGCCCAATGACGCAGTATCAGGGACCGGTTAGCATTTATTACATGGATGCCAGCATGCAAACGGCGGCAG gaatcaacagcagcaacacaccCAGTGGCAGtagcagtaacagcagcagcagcaatcacaacagcaacaaccacgacaacgaaaacgacaacaaacgCAAATCGAAGCGACTGACACGAAACAGTTTGCTGCTCAGTTTACTCGTCCTTTTGGTGCTGATCACCGCCATCGTGATTGTGTATGTGGAACTGAACAGGACACACTTTAGTGCGCTGGGcaacaataaatccatttACTTTGGCAATACATATGAGGATGGCACGT TTCCAAATCTAGGAAACGGTCATCTGGTCATCGAGCGTGTGCAATGGGGCGCCTCCGAGCATGCCCAGCTGCTGACAGTCCCGTTGACAAGTCCCATTCCCTATGTGCTCATCACCCACATCGGTGTGCAGTCGACGCCGTGCACCAATCTCTACAGATGCTCCATCAAAATGCGTACGATACAGGATTCGGCCATAGCCGAAAAGAATCTGCCAGACATACAGTCCAATTTCTAT GTTTCCGATGAGGGCAACATTTATGTGGGACGCGGCTGGGACTGGGCCAACACGTATGCGAATCACACACTCGCGATTACCTTTATGGGCGACTATGGCCGCTATACGCCGACGGCCAAACAGCTCGAGGGCGTTGGATATCTTCTTGCCCATGCGGTGGCCAATCGCAAATTGGATTTCAACTACAAGCTGGTCGCTCAAAATCAG ACAAAAACCTCAAAGAGTCCGGGCGTCAATGTGTATCGTGAGATAATGCGTTGGAGTCATTTTTATCCGTGCAACATGATGCAGGCACCGAAATGTGGCAGCGAGCTGGGCATGACAGCCGAGTCCTGGAACGGTGCCCAATGA
- the LOC132794039 gene encoding peptidoglycan-recognition protein LF-like — protein MLTNCTFKFNDDGELVLVSVADWGGRESTEPLETLNLPVDRVIIAHTDTEGCASTDGCSYRARFIQAYHIDTLRWGQVGYNFMIGGDGHVYVGRGWDYVGAHTIGSNRISIAIAFIGNYNKIEPTQEQVKACLLLIAEGVRLKKLSSDYKIFGHRQLLASESPGDKLYNIIKTWPHFASRF, from the exons atgctcACAAACTGCACgtttaaat TTAACGATGATGGCGAGCTAGTGTTGGTCAGCGTTGCCGATTGGGGCGGCCGAGAGTCGACTGAGCCTCTGGAAACCCTCAATTTGCCCGTGGATCGTGTGATCATTGCGCACACTGACACCGAGGGTTGTGCATCGACG GATGGCTGTTCCTATCGAGCACGGTTTATACAAGCCTATCACATAGATACCTTGAGATGGGGTCAAGTGGGCTACAATTTTATGATCGGTGGCGATGGACACGTCTACGTGGGTCGCGGCTGGGATTACGTTGGTGCTCACACCATTGGCTCGAACCGTATTAGCATTGCTATCGCCTTCATTGGCAACTACAATAAGATTGAACCCACTCAAGAGCAGGTCAAAGCTTGCCTCCTACTCATTGCGGAGGGTGTGCGACTCAAGAAACTCAGCTCGGACTACAAGATCTTTGGGCATCGACAGCTGTTGGCAAGCGAAAGCCCTGGCGATAAGCtgtacaatattattaaaaccTGGCCACACTTTGCCAGTCGCTTTTGA
- the LOC132794035 gene encoding uncharacterized protein LOC132794035, whose amino-acid sequence MATSWTPIVCLLLLLGVSQQAAGGVMDNVNDGLKMAGQMFGINTAADVANLVAKAFSKATTRKKPDLMSVLQQGFDSQRQYDDEEGDQDEEDQSKQESEAENAQESPPVEQGSRRQPLQLNSVQMLTNMMRLIGFDPRKLGALALNAIVMIAQAIGSTIVQATRGAPDSDKESGPEELFEPNDHQPRSIVSGGPIDWFLKRPGPNTKRMLRRIMDQQLPEHIVDMIESKETPDGNEAACLKLLMCKSSPIIWGMQNSLKKRLAGEPDDDQDSYMNANAFFKYLPSWDEYKQHGLSCENRFSKYCPRNGTLGKL is encoded by the exons ATGGCAACAAGTTGGACGCCAATTGTTTGCCTGCTACTCCTGTTGGGTGTGAGCCAACAAGCAGCTGGCGGAGTGATGGACAATGTAAACGATGGACTGAAGATGGCTGGGCAAATGTTTGGCATCAATACAGCGGCCGATGTGGCCAATTTGGTGGCCAAAGCATTCTCCAAAGCAACGACACGCAAGAAGCCCGATTTGATGAGTGTGCTGCAGCAAGGATTCGACTCACAGCGACAGTACGATGACGAGGAGGGAGATCAAGATGAGGAAGATCAATCCAAACAGGAATCGGAGGCAGAGAATGCTCAAGAGTCGCCGCCAGTGGAACAAGGATCGCGACGACAACCCTTGCAACTGAACAGCGTGCAAATGCTGACCAATATGATGCGCTTGATTGGCTTTGATCCTCGCAAACTGGGCGCACTTGCTCTCAATGCCATTGTGATGATTGCCCAAGCG ATCGGCAGCACAATTGTTCAGGCTACGCGTGGAGCTCCTGATAGTGATAAGGAATCGGGACCTGAGGAGCTCTTTGAGCCCAATGATCATCAGCCTCGCTCCATTGTCTCTGGCGGCCCTATCGATTGGTTCCTCAAGCGTCCGGGTCCAAACACAAAACGCATGCTGCGTCGCATCATGGATCAACAGTTGCCCGAGCACATTGTCGACATGATTGAATCGAAGGAGACACCCGATGGCAACGAAGCCGCCTGCTTAAAGCTGCTTATGTGCAAGAGTTCCCCTATTATTTGGGGTATGCAGAACTCCCTAAAGAAGCGTCTTGCCGGCGAACCTGACGATGACCAAGACAGCTACATGAATGCAAATGCGTTCTTCAAGTATTTGCCCAGCTGGGACGAGTACAAGCAGCATGGCTTAAGCTGTGAGAATCGGTTTTCCAAGTACTGTCCACGCAATGGGACTTTAGGAAAACTCTAA
- the LOC132794032 gene encoding UTP--glucose-1-phosphate uridylyltransferase isoform X2, whose protein sequence is MLDIPQEAKVRGHQRAPSDSKEFHEVTKRDALRLLENDVDRLLQTTEPARRPALQAEMGRFADLFGRFLQEEGPALDWNKIQKLPENAVMNYSNLKSPKNEQIRNMLDKLVVIKLNGGLGTSMGCHGPKSVIPVRSDLTFLDLTVQQIEHLNKTYDANVPLVLMNSFNTDEDTEKIVRKYKGFRVQIHTFNQSCFPRISREHFLPVAKDFDVEKDMEAWYPPGHGDFYDTFRNSGLLKKFIGEGREYCFLSNIDNLGATVDLNILNKLVGEERATTPVEFVMEVTDKTRADVKGGTLIQMENKLRLLEIAQVPPEHVDDFKSVKTFKFFNTNNIWANLSAIDRVLRERTLNMEIIVNNKTLENGLRVVQLETAVGAAMKCFDGAIGINVPRSRFLPVKKSSDLLLVMSNLYTLKNGSLVMSPQRMFPTTPLVKLGENHFSKVKEFLGRFANIPDIIELDHLTVSGDVTFGRGVSLRGTVIIIANHGDRIDIPAGAILENKIVSGNMRILDH, encoded by the exons ATGTTGGATATACCTCAAGAAGCCAAG GTGCGCGGTCACCAGCGTGCTCCCTCCGATTCGAAGGAATTCCACGAAGTGACCAAGCGCGATGCACTGCGTCTGCTGGAGAACGATGTCGATCGTCTGCTGCAGACAACGGAGCCAGCCAGGCGTCCAGCTCTGCAGGCTGAAATGGGTCGCTTTGCCGATCTATTCGGACGTTTTCTGCAAGAGG AGGGTCCCGCGTTGGACTGGAATAAAATTCAGAAACTGCCCGAGAACGCCGTGATGAACTATTCCAATCTGAAATCGCCCAAGAATGAGCAG ATTCGCAATATGTTGGATAAACTGGTCGTCATCAAGCTGAATGGTGGTCTCGGCACCTCAATGGGTTGCCATGGACCCAAGAGTGTTATTCCCGTGCGCTCTGATCTCACGTTCTTGGATCTGACCGTGCAGCAAATCGAGCATCTGAACAAGACCTACGACGCGAATGTGCCGCTAGTGCTGATGAACTCCTTCAACACCGACGAGGACACTGAGAAGATTGTGCGCAAGTACAAGGGATTCCGTGTGCAGATTCACACTTTCAACCAGAGCTGCTTCCCACGCATCAGTCGTGAGCACTTCCTGCCTGTGGCCAAGGACTTTGATGTGGAGAAGGATATGGAAGC ctGGTATCCTCCCGGTCACGGTGACTTCTACGACACCTTCCGCAACTCAGGACTGCTGAAGAAGTTCATTGGCGAGGGCCGTGAGTACTGCTTCCTTTCCAACATTGACAATCTGGGCGCCACTGTCGATCTGAATATACTCAATAAACTGGTGGGTGAGGAACGCGCCACCACTCCCGTCGAATTCGTCATGGAGGTGACCGATAAGACACGAGCTGACGTTAAG GGTGGTACGCTCattcaaatggaaaacaaGCTGCGTCTGCTGGAAATTGCTCAAGTGCCACCAGAGCATGTGGATGACTTCAAGTCTGTCAAGACCTTCAAGTTCttcaacaccaacaacatctGGGCTAACCTTTCTG CCATTGATCGCGTCTTGCGTGAACGCACGCTCAACATGGAGATTATTGTCAACAACAAGACACTGGAGAATGGTCTGCGTGTTGTGCAGCTGGAGACAGCTGTGGGTGCGGCGATGAAGTGCTTTGATGGCGCCATTGGCATCAATGTGCCACGTTCTCGTTTCTTGCCTGTGAAAAAATCCTCAGATTTGCTGCTGGTCATGTCCAATCTGTACACGCTCAAGAACGGCAGCCTGGTGATGTCGCCGCAGCGCATGTTCCCCACCACGCCGCTGGTCAAACTCGGCGAAAATCACTTCTCGAAGGTCAAGGAATTCCTGGGTCGCTTTGCCAATATACCCGATATCATTGAGCTCGATCACTTGACGGTGAGCGGTGATGTGACCTTCGGCCGTGGTGTCTCTTTGAGG GGCACTGTTATCATCATTGCCAATCATGGTGATCGAATTGATATTCCCGCTGGCGCCATTCTGGAGAATAAAATCGTGTCTGGCAACATGCGCATCCTGGATCATTAA
- the LOC132794032 gene encoding UTP--glucose-1-phosphate uridylyltransferase isoform X1: MTSGVRPIDVLLQRAGVRGHQRAPSDSKEFHEVTKRDALRLLENDVDRLLQTTEPARRPALQAEMGRFADLFGRFLQEEGPALDWNKIQKLPENAVMNYSNLKSPKNEQIRNMLDKLVVIKLNGGLGTSMGCHGPKSVIPVRSDLTFLDLTVQQIEHLNKTYDANVPLVLMNSFNTDEDTEKIVRKYKGFRVQIHTFNQSCFPRISREHFLPVAKDFDVEKDMEAWYPPGHGDFYDTFRNSGLLKKFIGEGREYCFLSNIDNLGATVDLNILNKLVGEERATTPVEFVMEVTDKTRADVKGGTLIQMENKLRLLEIAQVPPEHVDDFKSVKTFKFFNTNNIWANLSAIDRVLRERTLNMEIIVNNKTLENGLRVVQLETAVGAAMKCFDGAIGINVPRSRFLPVKKSSDLLLVMSNLYTLKNGSLVMSPQRMFPTTPLVKLGENHFSKVKEFLGRFANIPDIIELDHLTVSGDVTFGRGVSLRGTVIIIANHGDRIDIPAGAILENKIVSGNMRILDH; encoded by the exons ATGACGTCAGGCGTGAGACCCATCGATGTGCTGCTGCAACGCGCCGGT GTGCGCGGTCACCAGCGTGCTCCCTCCGATTCGAAGGAATTCCACGAAGTGACCAAGCGCGATGCACTGCGTCTGCTGGAGAACGATGTCGATCGTCTGCTGCAGACAACGGAGCCAGCCAGGCGTCCAGCTCTGCAGGCTGAAATGGGTCGCTTTGCCGATCTATTCGGACGTTTTCTGCAAGAGG AGGGTCCCGCGTTGGACTGGAATAAAATTCAGAAACTGCCCGAGAACGCCGTGATGAACTATTCCAATCTGAAATCGCCCAAGAATGAGCAG ATTCGCAATATGTTGGATAAACTGGTCGTCATCAAGCTGAATGGTGGTCTCGGCACCTCAATGGGTTGCCATGGACCCAAGAGTGTTATTCCCGTGCGCTCTGATCTCACGTTCTTGGATCTGACCGTGCAGCAAATCGAGCATCTGAACAAGACCTACGACGCGAATGTGCCGCTAGTGCTGATGAACTCCTTCAACACCGACGAGGACACTGAGAAGATTGTGCGCAAGTACAAGGGATTCCGTGTGCAGATTCACACTTTCAACCAGAGCTGCTTCCCACGCATCAGTCGTGAGCACTTCCTGCCTGTGGCCAAGGACTTTGATGTGGAGAAGGATATGGAAGC ctGGTATCCTCCCGGTCACGGTGACTTCTACGACACCTTCCGCAACTCAGGACTGCTGAAGAAGTTCATTGGCGAGGGCCGTGAGTACTGCTTCCTTTCCAACATTGACAATCTGGGCGCCACTGTCGATCTGAATATACTCAATAAACTGGTGGGTGAGGAACGCGCCACCACTCCCGTCGAATTCGTCATGGAGGTGACCGATAAGACACGAGCTGACGTTAAG GGTGGTACGCTCattcaaatggaaaacaaGCTGCGTCTGCTGGAAATTGCTCAAGTGCCACCAGAGCATGTGGATGACTTCAAGTCTGTCAAGACCTTCAAGTTCttcaacaccaacaacatctGGGCTAACCTTTCTG CCATTGATCGCGTCTTGCGTGAACGCACGCTCAACATGGAGATTATTGTCAACAACAAGACACTGGAGAATGGTCTGCGTGTTGTGCAGCTGGAGACAGCTGTGGGTGCGGCGATGAAGTGCTTTGATGGCGCCATTGGCATCAATGTGCCACGTTCTCGTTTCTTGCCTGTGAAAAAATCCTCAGATTTGCTGCTGGTCATGTCCAATCTGTACACGCTCAAGAACGGCAGCCTGGTGATGTCGCCGCAGCGCATGTTCCCCACCACGCCGCTGGTCAAACTCGGCGAAAATCACTTCTCGAAGGTCAAGGAATTCCTGGGTCGCTTTGCCAATATACCCGATATCATTGAGCTCGATCACTTGACGGTGAGCGGTGATGTGACCTTCGGCCGTGGTGTCTCTTTGAGG GGCACTGTTATCATCATTGCCAATCATGGTGATCGAATTGATATTCCCGCTGGCGCCATTCTGGAGAATAAAATCGTGTCTGGCAACATGCGCATCCTGGATCATTAA